A portion of the Toxotes jaculatrix isolate fToxJac2 chromosome 16, fToxJac2.pri, whole genome shotgun sequence genome contains these proteins:
- the prune2 gene encoding protein prune homolog 2 isoform X3, translating into MDLASESKMNSEGGEGRPGGSTQRKKLSAPRISLSLDQSEDDLGETPDDLDINVDDLDTPDEGDYLDYTDHEMDWEDPNAGSRSGTSEPYDPIPTYSAEEERQDGKLWRTVIIGEQEHRINMKIIEPYMRVISHGGYYGNGVNAIIVFAACFLPDSDREDYHEIMENLFLYVISTLELMVAEDYMIVYLNGATPHRRMPGLGWLKKCYQMIDRRLRKNLKSFIILHPSWFIRTILAITKPFISTKFSSKIKYVNNLDELQELIPMEYIQIPECIIRLDKELKEAAENSKMNSFLQGPEPTAAGRTDRPDVAGASSS; encoded by the exons ATGGACCTGGCATCAGAGAGTAAAATGAACTCTGAGGGGGGTGAAGGTAGACCAG GAGGATCCACCCAGAGAAAGAAGCTATCTGCCCCTCGTATCAGCTTGTCTCTGGACCAGAGCGAGGATGACTTGGGGGAGACGCCAGATGATCTCGACATTAACGTTGACGATCTCGACACGCCAGATGAGGGGGACTACCTCGACTACACAGACCATGAAATGGACTGGGAAG ATCCGAACGCTGGAAGTAGGAGTGGGACAAGTGAGCCTTATGATCCAATCCCAACATACAGCGCTGAGGAGGAGCGCCAGGACGGCAAGCTGTGGAGGACGGTCATCATTGGGGAGCAGGAGCACCGCATCAACATGAAGATCATTGAGCCCTACATGAGAGTCATCTCCCATGGAG GTTACTATGGCAATGGAGTGAATGCCATCATAGTGTTTGCTGCCTGTTTCCTgccagacagtgacagagaggactACCATGAAATAATGGAGAACCTCTTCCT CTATGTGATCAGCACACTGGAGCTGATGGTGGCGGAGGACTACATGATCGTGTACCTGAATGGAGCCACACCCCACAGAAGAATGCCTGGCCTTGGTTGGCTGAAGAAATGCTATCAGATGATTGATAGAAG GCTCAGGAAGAATTTGAAATCCTTCATTATTCTCCATCCATCATGGTTTATCAGGACCATTCTAGCCATTACCAAGCCCTTCATCAG CACCAAgttcagcagtaaaataaagtatGTGAACAATCTGGACGAGCTGCAGGAACTCATCCCCATGGAATACATCCAGATCCCAGAGTGCATCATTAG ACTTGACAAGGAACTGAAGGAAGCAGCGGAGAACTCAAA AATGAATAGTTTTCTGCAGGGGCCGGAGCCAACAGCAGCGGGCAGAACAGA CAGACCAGACGTAGCCGGTGCCAGCAGCTCTTAA
- the prune2 gene encoding protein prune homolog 2 isoform X1 yields the protein MDLASESKMNSEGGEGRPVPPTSLPLQGGSTQRKKLSAPRISLSLDQSEDDLGETPDDLDINVDDLDTPDEGDYLDYTDHEMDWEDPNAGSRSGTSEPYDPIPTYSAEEERQDGKLWRTVIIGEQEHRINMKIIEPYMRVISHGGYYGNGVNAIIVFAACFLPDSDREDYHEIMENLFLYVISTLELMVAEDYMIVYLNGATPHRRMPGLGWLKKCYQMIDRRLRKNLKSFIILHPSWFIRTILAITKPFISTKFSSKIKYVNNLDELQELIPMEYIQIPECIIRLDKELKEAAENSKMNSFLQGPEPTAAGRTDRPDVAGASSS from the exons ATGGACCTGGCATCAGAGAGTAAAATGAACTCTGAGGGGGGTGAAGGTAGACCAG TCCCTCctacctctcttcctctgcaagGAGGATCCACCCAGAGAAAGAAGCTATCTGCCCCTCGTATCAGCTTGTCTCTGGACCAGAGCGAGGATGACTTGGGGGAGACGCCAGATGATCTCGACATTAACGTTGACGATCTCGACACGCCAGATGAGGGGGACTACCTCGACTACACAGACCATGAAATGGACTGGGAAG ATCCGAACGCTGGAAGTAGGAGTGGGACAAGTGAGCCTTATGATCCAATCCCAACATACAGCGCTGAGGAGGAGCGCCAGGACGGCAAGCTGTGGAGGACGGTCATCATTGGGGAGCAGGAGCACCGCATCAACATGAAGATCATTGAGCCCTACATGAGAGTCATCTCCCATGGAG GTTACTATGGCAATGGAGTGAATGCCATCATAGTGTTTGCTGCCTGTTTCCTgccagacagtgacagagaggactACCATGAAATAATGGAGAACCTCTTCCT CTATGTGATCAGCACACTGGAGCTGATGGTGGCGGAGGACTACATGATCGTGTACCTGAATGGAGCCACACCCCACAGAAGAATGCCTGGCCTTGGTTGGCTGAAGAAATGCTATCAGATGATTGATAGAAG GCTCAGGAAGAATTTGAAATCCTTCATTATTCTCCATCCATCATGGTTTATCAGGACCATTCTAGCCATTACCAAGCCCTTCATCAG CACCAAgttcagcagtaaaataaagtatGTGAACAATCTGGACGAGCTGCAGGAACTCATCCCCATGGAATACATCCAGATCCCAGAGTGCATCATTAG ACTTGACAAGGAACTGAAGGAAGCAGCGGAGAACTCAAA AATGAATAGTTTTCTGCAGGGGCCGGAGCCAACAGCAGCGGGCAGAACAGA CAGACCAGACGTAGCCGGTGCCAGCAGCTCTTAA
- the prune2 gene encoding protein prune homolog 2 isoform X2, with translation MDLASESKMNSEGGEGRPVPPTSLPLQGGSTQRKKLSAPRISLSLDQSEDDLGETPDDLDINVDDLDTPDEGDYLDYTDHEMDWEDPNAGSRSGTSEPYDPIPTYSAEEERQDGKLWRTVIIGEQEHRINMKIIEPYMRVISHGGYYGNGVNAIIVFAACFLPDSDREDYHEIMENLFLYVISTLELMVAEDYMIVYLNGATPHRRMPGLGWLKKCYQMIDRRLRKNLKSFIILHPSWFIRTILAITKPFISTKFSSKIKYVNNLDELQELIPMEYIQIPECIIRLDKELKEAAENSKMNSFLQGPEPTAAGRTEPDVAGASSS, from the exons ATGGACCTGGCATCAGAGAGTAAAATGAACTCTGAGGGGGGTGAAGGTAGACCAG TCCCTCctacctctcttcctctgcaagGAGGATCCACCCAGAGAAAGAAGCTATCTGCCCCTCGTATCAGCTTGTCTCTGGACCAGAGCGAGGATGACTTGGGGGAGACGCCAGATGATCTCGACATTAACGTTGACGATCTCGACACGCCAGATGAGGGGGACTACCTCGACTACACAGACCATGAAATGGACTGGGAAG ATCCGAACGCTGGAAGTAGGAGTGGGACAAGTGAGCCTTATGATCCAATCCCAACATACAGCGCTGAGGAGGAGCGCCAGGACGGCAAGCTGTGGAGGACGGTCATCATTGGGGAGCAGGAGCACCGCATCAACATGAAGATCATTGAGCCCTACATGAGAGTCATCTCCCATGGAG GTTACTATGGCAATGGAGTGAATGCCATCATAGTGTTTGCTGCCTGTTTCCTgccagacagtgacagagaggactACCATGAAATAATGGAGAACCTCTTCCT CTATGTGATCAGCACACTGGAGCTGATGGTGGCGGAGGACTACATGATCGTGTACCTGAATGGAGCCACACCCCACAGAAGAATGCCTGGCCTTGGTTGGCTGAAGAAATGCTATCAGATGATTGATAGAAG GCTCAGGAAGAATTTGAAATCCTTCATTATTCTCCATCCATCATGGTTTATCAGGACCATTCTAGCCATTACCAAGCCCTTCATCAG CACCAAgttcagcagtaaaataaagtatGTGAACAATCTGGACGAGCTGCAGGAACTCATCCCCATGGAATACATCCAGATCCCAGAGTGCATCATTAG ACTTGACAAGGAACTGAAGGAAGCAGCGGAGAACTCAAA AATGAATAGTTTTCTGCAGGGGCCGGAGCCAACAGCAGCGGGCAGAACAGA ACCAGACGTAGCCGGTGCCAGCAGCTCTTAA
- the pcsk5a gene encoding proprotein convertase subtilisin/kexin type 5 — protein MARFLALWMGTLLQFCHATIYTNDWAIRIRGDLESVNGIAEKYGFTNMGQIGDLKSYYSFRHNETAERSTVSNKEVTVSVAKETKVEWLQQQVVQRRAKRNSRASRIFSISDMKTNRLPPAHPQYSHTQTLHFNDPLWKSLWYIHCSDESKGCQSCMNIAAAWRRGYTGKGVVVSVLDDGIEREHPDLKPNYDPLASCDVNGQDQDPSPNYSDNADNYHGTQCAGMVVAAANNSQCTVGVSFHARIGGIRMLDGDVTDITEAQSLSFRPQYIDIYLASWGPEDDGASLEGPGPLAHLALQNGIKTGRHGRGSVFVWASGNGGQRGDHCSCDGYSNSIYTISISSSTRRGRQPDYLEQCPSTLATAYTGGEAEGMVTLGPQQGCSQAQSGTSLSSSMAAGVIALTLEANPLLTWRDVQHIIVRTSKAHHLIAPDWHVNGAGYKVSHLYGFGLLDAESMVKEAERWKQVPSQHECVEEAAIQLSRAIHPGSVLTSVYDTTGCSTRPQQHVVYVEHVVVRVTITHSHRGDLSITLTSPSGTVSQLLANRPLDDSTEGFQNWELMTTHCWGEQAAGEWTLKIQDTPSQKRHNTEQGTLKEWSLVIYGTAEQPYPVHRERARSAEKLMDSDLTEEYSGPCDPECSDDGCEGPGPQQCVTCSHFFLKFKNNTRMCVSECPRGFWGDRRRCKRCYSSCESCTGSRSDQCTSCQPGYHLTEGTNTCTAICADNHYLDHDANMCRKCSENCLKCTSYSICTECRPDTSLQGNRCQRSCAAGFYHDEQEGTCKPCHKACATCAGAGVEACNHCAEGYLMEEWRCVSSCSAGFYATEPNPEIADGHRICRRCDASCLTCVGPSRGDCSSCSSGHSLQEGVCVVSTVCADGEYQDSNGKCHACDATCLKCTGPQSEDCISCVSSRALDEGRCVEECSKGKYQSGGQCHLCDHTCATCVDAGPANCNSCDTDKFGMERYLYKGQCLDACPETFYHTKERSCEPCSDHCRLCTSPTHCLKCNSSYYVSDGACAKLECGEGEVEDPDYDDCMACEEGCSKCVLYNPRHCLSCTEGFYNFQDGCYKNCPAKTYSVEEEMTCIPCDENCVSCDEHECYWCETDLFLSEGRCVSECPDGFYGDEDTNDCEECHSDCVTCSGPEDNDCLSCEEGMTLENGVCVSDHEVCPIKTFRTDDGECKDCHPSCESCTGEEKNQCTKCAKGQFLTTQQTCVSRCPGGFFASRLSGVCEACPPGCLQCVDTQHCTRCQSTRKAQLFLQDGQCVQQCVRGYPAGQVCRSCAAGCASCGRNATHCLSCEEPLILHKHQCVEECPPAHTVRDRECQHCPSACQECSPLGKCTGCEEYHFLHEGLCVLDCPERFFEDKEREECSRCHPDCALCDGPSNNDCDACVDPEATLHNGACLVACSSHTYRDTITGECKDCDVACLTCFGPHASTCTSCREGQRLEGHGHCVPLANKCLPRQYADQNGECHPCHKYCHGCSGPGKTHCLSCNQKHLLLNGTCVDECPAGYYEDESGQECEPCYPSCETCVGRHSHECLTCKAHLFREGKECVETCQHSHYGNTGSRMCEKCDPSCGECIGGGEDSCLSCALGLIYMRKEGRCLLLCPEGYYHDAVHRTCEPCHASCRTCSGKDSRSCDSCYAGYLLSDGMCESMCDIDQYPVMKSLGHACEDCDSSCLECQGPGPANCTMCPAQAILEAGGRCLLCCRHEEAEDATAQQQDCCNCTETRGECVLSTNLAFTNDEEDEARGNLTVFIIACILLVLGLVAVVLLIRHSRSKSAPPDIPPRGYEKLGSGGGYGGGSRYGGYSSASSASYSGRAGSSGGRFQEAQLVDIGERRSGSKDDDDDDDEDEDIVYMGQDGTVYRKFRYGQLGEDNDDELEYDDESYTFR, from the exons ATCGGAGACCTGAAGAGTTATTACAGTTTTCGCCACAACGAGACGGCGGAGCGGTCCACCGTGTCCAACAAAGAGGTGACTGTTAGCGTCGCCAAGGAGACCAAG GTGGAATGGCTCCAACAGCAGGTGGTCCAGAGAAGAGCAAAGAGGAACTCGAGAGCAAGTCGCATCTTCTCCATTTCAGACATGAAAACCAATCGCCTCCCTCCTGCCCACCCTCAGTACAGCCACACCCAGACGCTACACTTCAACGACCCGCTGTGGAAGAGCCTGTGGTACATT CACTGCAGTGATGAATCCAAAGGCTGCCAGTCTTGTATGAACATTGCGGCGGCCTGGAGGAGAGGGTACACAGGGAAGGGTGTGGTAGTGTCTGTCCTAGATGATGGCATTGAGAGAGAGCATCCGGATCTGAAGCCAAATTAT GATCCTCTCGCCAGCTGTGATGTGAATGGACAAGACCAAGATCCTTCTCCGAATTATTCAGACAATGCTGATAACTA CCATGGGACTCAGTGTGCAGGGATGGTTGTTGCCGCTGCAAATAACTCTCAGTGCACGGTTGGAGTCTCTTTCCATGCGCGGATAGGCG GCATCCGTATGCTGGATGGAGATGTGACAGACATCACAGAGGCCCAATCCCTGAGCTTCAGACCACAGTATATTGATATTTACTTAGCCAGCTGGGGGCCAGAAGATGACGGAGCTTCTTTGGAGGGACCTGGGCCTCTGGCTCATCTTGCTTTACAGAACGGCattaaaaca GGCCGGCATGGGAGaggctctgtttttgtctgggCGTCAGGGAACGGAGGGCAAAGAGGTGACCACTGCTCCTGTGACGGCTACAGCAACAGCATCTACACTATCTCTATCAGTAGCAGCACACGGCGTGGAAGGCAGCCAGATTACCTGGAGCAGTGCCCCTCCACACTGGCGACAGCTTACACtggaggggaggcagaggggaTG GTGACGCTGGGTCCACAGCAGGGTTGTAGCCAGGCTCAGTCAGGgacctccctctcctcctccatggcTGCGGGTGTCATCGCTCTCACTTTGGAGGCCAA CCCCTTGCTAACCTGGAGGGACGTGCAGCACATTATCGTCCGAACATCAAAAGCTCATCATCTTATTGCTCCTGACTGGCACGTTAATGGAGCTGGATACAAAG TGAGCCACCTGTATGGCTTTGGCCTGCTGGATGCTGAGAGCATGGTGAAGGAGGCTGAGCGCTGGAAACAAGTCCCCTCACAGCATGAGTGTGTGGAGGAGGCTGCCATCCAGCTGAGCAG AGCTATTCATCCAGGCTCTGTGCTGACGTCTGTGTATGACACTACAGGCTGCTCTACCCGACCCCAGCAGCATGTTGTTTACGTGGAGCATGTCGTTGTCCGCGTTACCATCACTCACAGTCATCGCGGTGACCTTTCTATTACGCTCACATCACCGTCAGGCACCGTGTCGCAGCTGCTAGCTAACAG GCCTCTTGACGACTCCACAGAGGGATTTCAGAACTGGGAATTGATGACGACTCACTGCTGGGGGGAGCAGGCGGCAGGGGAATGGACTTTGAAAATCCAGGATACTCCCTCTCAGAAGAGACACAACACCGAACAAG GGACGCTAAAGGAGTGGTCCCTGGTGATTTATGGCACCGCAGAGCAGCCGTACCCCGTGCATCGTGAGCGAGCACGATCAGCTGAGAAGCTGATGGATAGTGACCTCACTGAAGAATACAGTG GACCCTGTGACCCAGAATGCAGTGACGATGGTTGTGAGGGGCCTGGCCCGCAGCAGTGTGTCACGTGCTCACACTTTTTTCTCAAGTTCAAGAACAACACAAG GATGTGTGTATCGGAATGTCCCAGGGGATTCTGGGGTGACCGCCGGCGTTGTAAGAGGTGCTACTCCTCCTGTGAGAGCTGCACCGGGAGCCGCAGTGACCAGTGCACTTCCTGTCAACCTGGGTATCACCTGACTGAGGGGACCAACACCTGCACAGCCATCTGTGCGGATAACCACTACCTCGACCATG ATGCAAACATGTGCAGAAAATGCAGTGAAAACTGCTTGAAGTGCACCTCCTACAGCATCTGCACAGAATGCAGACCAGACACAAG TCTGCAGGGGAATCGGTGCCAGCGGAGCTGCGCGGCTGGGTTCTACCACGACGAGCAGGAAGGCACATGCAAGCCCTGTCACAAGGCCTGCGCTACCTGTGCAG GTGCAGGTGTGGAAGCATGCAACCACTGTGCAGAAGGCTACTTGAtggaggagtggaggtgtgtgtccTCCTGCAGTGCTGGCTTCTACGCCACAGAGCCAAACCCAGAGATAGCTGATGGGCACAGGATATGTAGGAG GTGTGACGCCAGCTGTCTCACCTGTGTGGGGCCGAGCCGAGgggactgcagcagctgttccAGTGGTCACAGCCTGCaggagggagtgtgtgttgttAGCACTGTGTGTGCAGACG gAGAGTACCAGGACAGTAACGGGAAGTGCCACGCGTGCGATGCAACGTGTCTGAAGTGCACAGGGCCGCAGAGCGAAGACTGCATCAGCTGTGTTTCTTCACG GGCTCTGGATGAGGGCCGCTGCGTGGAGGAGTGCTCCAAGGGCAAGTACCAGTCAGGTGGCCAGTGTCACCTGTGTGACCACACGTGTGCCACCTGTGTGGATGCAGGGCCTGCCAACTGTAATAGTTGTGATACTG ATAAGTTTGGAATGGAGCGTTACTTGTACAAAGGCCAGTGTCTGGATGCCTGTCCTGAGACCTTCTACCACACCAAGGAGAGGAGCTGTGAGCCGTGCTCGGACCACTGCCGGCTCTGCACAAGCCCCACCCACTGCCTGAAGTGCAACTCCTCCTACTACGTCTCTGATGGGGCATGTGCGAAGCTGGAGTGTGGAGAAG GGGAGGTGGAGGATCCAGATTACGACGACTGCATGGCCTGTGAGGAGGGCTGCAGCAAGTGTGTCTTGT ATAACCCCAGGCATTGTCTGTCCTGCACTGAGGGCTTTTACAA CTTTCAGGATGGCTGCTACAAAAACTGCCCAGCTAAGACGTACAGCGTGGAAGAGGAGATGACCTGCATCCCGTGTGATGAAAACTGTGTGAGCTGTGATGAACATGAGTGCTACTGGTGTGAGACCGACCTCTTCTTATCAG AGGGTAGGTGTGTATCGGAGTGTCCCGATGGTTTCTATGGCGACGAAGACACCAACGACTGTGAGGAGTGTCACTCAGACTGTGTGACATGTAGCGGCCCGGAGGACAATGACTGCCTGTCGTGCGAGGAGGGGATGACGCTAGaaaatggagtgtgtgtgtctgaccatGAGGTCTGTCCCATTAAGACCTTTCGCACCG ATGATGGAGAGTGCAAGGACTGCCACCCATCCTGTGAGTCCTGcactggagaggagaaaaaccAGTGTACGAAATGTGCAAAAG ggCAGTTTTTGACCACACAGCAAACATGTGTGTCAAGGTGTCCGGGGGGTTTCTTTGCCAGTCGGCTGAGCGGTGTGTGTGAGGCTTGCCCTCCCGgctgtttgcagtgtgtggaCACTCAGCACTGCACCCGCTGTCAGAGCACTCGCAAAGCTCAGTTATTCCTGCAGGATGGACAATGTGTCCAGCAGTGTGTCAG GGGTTATCCTGCAGGCCAGGTGTGTCGTAGCTGTGCAGCAGGCTGCGCGTCCTGTGGGAGAAACGCCACTCACTGTCTCAGCTGTGAAGAACCTCTCATCCTACACAAGCACCAGTGTGTGGAAGAGTGTCCTCCAGCGCACACTGTCCGGGACAGGGAGTGCCAGCACTGCCCCTCAGCCTGTCAGGAGTGCAGCCCACTCGGAAAGTGCACAG GCTGTGAGGAGTATCACTTTCTCCATGAGGGCCTGTGTGTACTAGACTGTCCCGAGAGGTTCTTTGAGGACAAAGAGCGAGAGGAGTGTTCGCGTTGCCACCCGGACTGCGCTTTGTGTGACGGACCGAGCAACAATGACTGTGATGCCTGTGTGGACCCTGAGGCCACCCTGCACAACGGGGCGTGTCTGGTTGCCTGCTCCTCCCATACCTACAGGGACACTATAACTGGAGAATGTAAAG ACTGTGACGTAGCTTGTCTCACCTGCTTCGGGCCCCACGCCAGTACCTGCACCAGTTGCAGAGAGGGTCAGAGGCTGGAGGGCCACGGTCATTGTGTGCCGTTAGCCAACAAGTGCTTGCCTCGGCAGTATGCAGACCAGAACGGGGAGTGCCATCCGTGTCACAAATACTGCCACGGGTGTTCAGGTCCCGGAAAAACCCACTGTCTGAGCTGCAACCAGAAACATCTCCTGCTCA ACGGCACCTGTGTGGATGAATGCCCAGCAGGCTACTATGAGGACGAGTCGGGGCAGGAATGTGAGCCTTGCTACCCTTCCTGTGAAACCTGCGTTGGAAGACACAGCCACGAGTGTCTCACCTGCAAAGCCCACCTATTTCGAGAGGGCAAAGAGTGTGTGGAGACCTGCCAGCACAG TCACTATGGAAACACGGGCTCCAGGATGTGTGAGAAATGTGACCCGAGTTGCGGCGAGTGCATCGGGGGCGGGGAGGACAGCTGCCTGAGCTGTGCCCTGGGTCTCATCTACATGCGGAAAGAAGGCCGTTGCCTCCTTTTGTGCCCTGAGGGATACTACCACGACGCTGTGCACAGGACCTGCGAGCCCTGCCACGCCAGCTGCAGAACATGCTCAG GAAAAGATTCCCGTTCCTGTGACTCATGCTACGCTGGATACCTGCTCTCAGATGGAATGTGTGAGTCCATGTGCGACATAGACCAGTATCCTGTAATGAAG AGTTTAGGCCACGCTTGTGAAGACTGCGACAGCTCCTGTCTGGAGTGTCAGGGGCCCGGTCCAGCCAACTGCACCATGTGTCCTGCTCAGGCCATCTTAGAAGCTGGAGGGCGCTGTCTGCTTTGTTGCCGCCACGAGGAAGCGGAAGACGCCACAGCGCAGCAGCAAGACTGTTGTAACTGCACTGAGACACGAG GAGAGTGTGTCCTCAGTACCAACTTGGCGTTTACAaatgatgaggaagatgaggcCAGAGGTAACCTGACTGTCTTCATCATCGCCTGCATCCTGCTGGTGCTGGGACTGGTGGCTGTGGTCTTGCTCATCAGACACTCCCGCTCCAAAAGCGCACCCCCGGACATCCCACCTCGTGGCTATGAGAAGCTGGGCTCTGGCGGGGGATACGGAGGCGGCAGCAGATATGGAGGCTACAGTTCTGCTTCTTCTGCATCCTACAGCGGCCGCGCCGGCTCCTCCGGCGGCCGCTTCCAGGAGGCTCAGTTAGTTGACATTGGTGAACGTCGCTCGGGGAGTAAGgatgatgacgacgatgacGATGAAGATGAGGACATTGTTTACATGGGCCAGGATGGTACCGTGTACAGGAAGTTCCGGTACGGACAACTAGGAGAGGACAACGATGACGAGCTGGAGTACGATGATGAGAGCTACACGTTCCGGTGA